A portion of the Mycoplasma sp. (ex Biomphalaria glabrata) genome contains these proteins:
- the purM gene encoding phosphoribosylformylglycinamidine cyclo-ligase: MKTNSYKKSGVDIEAGYEVVNRIKKIAKKQVRGVFKNNIGMFAGAFDFSHLKIKNPILLSSTDGVGTKLMIALNHNRLENIGQDLVAMCVNDLICHGAKPLFFLDYIGTHKVNPDQIEIIIKSIVESLDPIDCALLGGETAEMSDMYKPGDLDLAGMATGICNKKKLILGSKIKPGNIIIALESSGIHSNGYSLVRKVLKPEHYHEQLNGRSILDIVMEPTKIYVNPILDLIEKVDVLGLANNTGGGIIENLPRCFPDNISANIKEELINVPSIFQFIEKEGNVDHKEMFNIFNMGMGFFVVVNKKDVEKTLKILSFHNVKACQIGETITGNKTINILWK, encoded by the coding sequence ATGAAAACAAATAGTTATAAAAAATCAGGTGTTGATATCGAAGCTGGTTATGAAGTTGTTAACCGAATTAAAAAGATAGCAAAAAAACAAGTTCGCGGGGTTTTTAAAAATAATATTGGAATGTTTGCTGGGGCATTTGATTTTAGTCATTTAAAAATTAAAAATCCTATTTTGTTATCTTCAACTGATGGTGTTGGTACTAAATTGATGATTGCTTTAAATCATAATCGTTTAGAAAATATAGGACAAGATTTGGTTGCTATGTGTGTTAATGATTTAATATGCCACGGTGCTAAACCGTTATTTTTTTTAGATTATATTGGCACACACAAAGTTAATCCCGATCAAATAGAAATTATTATAAAAAGCATTGTTGAGTCTTTAGATCCTATTGATTGTGCACTTTTAGGCGGGGAAACAGCAGAAATGTCAGATATGTATAAACCGGGTGACCTAGATTTGGCTGGAATGGCTACAGGGATATGTAACAAGAAAAAATTAATTTTAGGAAGTAAAATCAAACCAGGGAATATAATTATTGCACTTGAATCGTCTGGTATTCACTCAAATGGTTATTCTTTAGTTCGCAAGGTTTTAAAACCTGAACATTATCATGAACAACTAAATGGAAGAAGCATTTTGGATATTGTAATGGAACCAACTAAAATTTATGTAAATCCAATTTTGGATTTGATTGAGAAGGTTGATGTTTTAGGTTTAGCAAACAACACGGGAGGCGGTATAATTGAAAATTTACCTAGATGTTTTCCAGATAACATATCAGCAAATATTAAAGAAGAATTAATTAATGTTCCTAGTATTTTTCAATTTATCGAAAAAGAAGGAAATGTTGATCATAAAGAAATGTTTAATATTTTCAACATGGGGATGGGTTTTTTTGTTGTAGTAAATAAAAAAGATGTAGAAAAAACGCTAAAAATTTTGAGTTTTCATAACGT